The DNA segment AAGGTCTGCGCGGCAAAACAGAAACGTCTTGCAAACAGGCGTGCGAACGCCCTACAGCCAAGTCTGACGTTTAAAAGAAGCGGTTGAGATCAGGCACAGACTGACACGCGGCAGCCCCTCGCAAGGGGCTGCCGACAGGCCTGTTTAATAGCCGTTTTCAGGCAGGCTGGCGATGATCGAGCGGTAGCTGTTCATTCGTTGCTGCTGAATGCGCCCGTCTTCCAGCGCCTTGAGCAGCGCACAGCCCGGTTCGCGGTCGTGCTTGCAGTCGCGGAAACGGCAGGTGCCGAGCAAATCGTCGAATTCGATGAAGCCGGCTTCAACATCGGCACGGCTGACGTGGCCGAGGCCGAATTCGCGGATACCCGGCGAGTCGATCAGTTCGCCGCCGCCAGGGAAGTGGAACAGCCGCGCGGTGGTGGTGGTGTGCGTGCCCTGGCCGGACAACTCGGACAAAGGCCCGACACGGGTTTCCACTTCGGGCAGCAAGCTGTTGACCAGCGATGATTTGCCGACGCCGGACTGGCCGACGAACACGCTGATGCGTCCGTCGAGCTGTTGCTGCAGCTGCTCCATGCCGTTGCCGTGGTGTGCGGAAACTTCCAGCACCGGATAACCCAGCGTGCGATACACCGCCAGCAGCGCGTTGAGTGCCGGGGCGTTCTGCTCGTCGATCAGGTCGAATTTGTTCAACAGCAGAAGAGGGCGGATGCCGGCGTGTTCGGCGGCGACCAGATAGCGGTCGATCAGGTTGGCATGCGGCTCGGGCAGCGGGGCGAAGACGATGACGATCATGTCGACGTTGGCCGCTACTGGTTTGAGCTGGCCACGGCTGTCCGGGCGGCACAGTTCGGTGCTGCGCGGCAATTGCGCGACGATCACGCCGATGCCCTGGTTGCCGGCGCGCCAGACGACTTTGTCGCCGGTTACCAGCGCTGGCAGGTTGGCGCGCAAGTGGCAGCGAAACACCTGGCCCGCCAGTTCGCCGTCAACGGCTTCGACTTCAACCTGCACGCCAAAGTGCGCGATGACCAGACCGTGTTGTTCAGGGCCGAGGTCGCCGCCCTCGAGGGCTTCGACCGCCGAGGACTCGCGTTTGGCGGCGCGGGCGGCGCGCTCGCCCTGAATCTTTTCGATGCGCCAGTTTTGACGACGATTGAGTTGGCGTTTGGCCATGGGTGTTCCGTCTGAAGAATGCAGCGATTAGGTAAAACGGCCGCGAGTTTAGCACGCCCGGGCAGCGGCCTAGGCTAAACTGCGCAGCATTGCCTAGGAGCCCGAATATGCAAAACCCGCAGAACCTGATCTGGATCGACCTGGAAATGACCGGTCTGGACCCGGACAACGACGTCATCATCGAAATGGCCACCATCGTCACCGACAGCGACCTCAACACGCTGGCCGAAGGCCCGGTGATCGCCATCCACCACAGCGACGAAGTGCTGGCGCGCATGGACGAGTGGAACACCCGCACCCACGGCAACTCTGGCCTGACCCAGCGAGTGCGCGACAGCCGCATCAGCATGGCCGAAGCCGAAGCCGAAACCATCGCCTTCCTGGAAAAATGGGTGCCGAAAGGCAAGTCGCCGATCTGCGGCAACAGCATCTGCCAGGATCGTCGCTTCCTTTATACCCACATGAAAGCCTTGGAAAGCTACTTTCACTACCGCAACCTCGACGTTTCCACCCTCAAGGAACTGGCCGCACGGTGGGCGCCGGACGTGCGCGACAGCTTCAAGAAGGGCAGCACCCATCTGGCGCTGGACGACATCCGCGAATCGATCGCCGAGCTGCAGCATTACCGCAAGCATTTCATCAAGTTCTGAACCGGTAAGGGGGGTGGGCACAGCCATTGCCCCCTTTTGGTGCTGCACCGAAATGGCTAGACTGCGCGCCTTCCTGCCTGGACTGCCACCATGTTGCTGATGCTCTATCTGATTGCGATCACCGCTGAAGCCATGACCGGTGCCCTGTCGGCTGGGCGGCGCGGCATGGACTGGTTCGGCGTGGTGCTGATCGCTTGCATCACCGCGCTCGGTGGCGGTTCGGTGCGCGACGTGCTGCTCGGGCATTATCCACTGACCTGGGTCAAGCATCCTGAATACCTGGTGCTCACCTCCGTGGCGGCAATGTTTACCGTATTCACTGCACGCTGGATGCGTCACCTGCGCTCGCTGTTTCTGGTACTCGATGCCGTAGGGCTGGTGGCCTTCACCTTGATCGGCTGCATGACTGCGCTGGAAATGGGCCACGGCATGCTGGTGGCATCGGTCAGCGGGGTGATCACCGGGGTATTCGGTGGCATTCTTCGCGATATTTTCTGCAACGACATTCCGTTGATTTTTCGGCGCGAACTTTATGCGAGCGTGTCGTTTGCTGCAGCATGGTGCTACATGCTGTGTCTTTATCTGAATGTCCCTGGCGAACAAGCCATCCTGATTACGCTGTTCGGCGGGTTCTTGTTACGTCTGCTGGCAATACGTTTTCATTGGGAAATGCCCAAGTTTGTTTATAACGATGAACACTGAGGGTTTTTATTTTCAGGTATGACTCTGTCGCTCGACAACATTGCAAGGGTATGTTTCTTACATTTTTAATTTTGCCGACTTTTTTAAAGTGATGTATTTCTCTGCATCGCATCTGCGATGTCAGCCATTAATATATTTCTTCAAAGGGTTTTCGTCATGAGTGAAAGTATCGAAACTGCAAGCGACCAGCATAATATCCCTCTTGTGCTCGAGGCTGTTTCCAGATTCAGGGTCAAGTTTGATGCCGCTGATAGCAGTCACAACAAAACGCTGTTCGGTAATGGCCGAATGCAGGTCAAGGTGCAGGTGCTGGTTTCCGGGGTAGACATCAATGGCAACGCAATACACTTACCCGCCGATGTAATGGAAAGTATCGAACTGATTCACTACAACACCGGGAAGACCTTGCGTGACGGTTGGGCGGCCAGTACCGAACAAGGGCGTTACACTGTTGAAGCGCCAGGCTCGTTCAATAATACAAATGTTGACGACGACGGATCAGAAGATGACAGCACGCATCCGCAGGTCCGCACGTTCTGGGTGTCCTCGGCGGTCGCCGGAACCACCCAGATCGGCGCCCGTTTGCTCCTCAATGGGGTAAAGGTTCTTAGCAACGGCACCACGCTTTCCAGCGTTCATGACAGCAGCGTCACCCTTGAAGCGAAAACGCCTGTGACCTATGCCGTTGAACAATTCCGCTGGTACCAGACCCGTCGCGGCAATGAGCACTATGGCAATCGTATCTTCAACTATTATCTGGGGCTCTATCCGCATGGGCAACAGATCAAACTGGTCGATTGGACAGTTGATGGAGTCGAAAAAGGTGCCGATCATCTGTTTGCAGGGGGGAATAAGCTCAACGAAGCAAAAACCAATTATATGAAGGTCTTTCTGGTTAGCCCCGAAACGAAATCCTTATTCGTATCCTTGCCGGCGAAAGGCGATCCTGTTGCGTATGCCTTTCTTCCTGATGCCCCGTCCTGGAATGACGAGAATTATCAAGTCAGGGTCAATGATCATGACGGTGAGCTGACCGTCATGCAGGCTCTTTCCGAATATTCGATAACGACCGAGAAGGCAAGCAAGTACGGAGGCTCCCTTCACTTCATTGCCATTGATGAGCACGGTACTGAGCATAAACTCGCGATTCGAGTTAACTTTTACGAGCGTAATTTATACCTGGAACGAGGCTGATCCCGGACCTCGCTGATGCAATGTCGGCGTATGTAATAGATGTATATATCCTTGATTGCTCCAGCTGTCAGTAAGCTGTGATGTTGAATGACCGGGTATTGCACCAACGGCGCTTACTTATATCTGGCGTTGGCTCCCATGTTTTGCGGGGGCCAACGCAACACTATCTCAAGGATGAGCACTCATGGCTGGTAAACCGCCAAAGGTCAAACCTGTTTCTGCCCCAACCAAAACTCCTGATGTCAATGCGGATGGCTCTTTCCGGCCACCGTTCGCTTCTCCAGCAATGCCACATCTGTCCACAGCGCATCGCCTGGAGGTGTTGCAGCCTTCCTACAAGACGGACCCGGTCGCGGTGGCGCCAGCGATCAGCGTGAACCCAACGTCTTCTGCAATCGACGAATTTGCGCTGCTTGCCGCGAAGTCCCCGCTGACAGATTACTGGGTACCCACACCCAAAAGCCTCGGCGCAGCCGATGCGCAAGGCATGCGGATTTTGAAGCAGCGTCAGTATGTCGCCGTCGCCGATGACCATATAGTGCAAGTGGTTCTGGACGCTGAGAGCGGTCTGCTTCGTGCCACGCTGGCCAGAGAGCGCAACCCTTCCGGACCTCTATTGAAGCGGGACGGCGAGGGCCGGTTCTGGGTCGCTCTGGACAATGACGGCGTCACCTTTCCCGATTCGATTACAGCCCAGACCGCAGAACTTTTCCGCCGGACTGGACGCTCCGTTGCGCAGTTTTCCGACACTACGGTTGTACGCCTGCTGGCAGTGAGCGGCGTCAATGAAGAGGTGCTGCGCGCTGTGATCGCGCATGATCGTCCTGTGCCTTTTCTGTTGGAGGATACCCTCAGGCGATTCGAACTTGATCAGCAAGTTCAGGCAGAGGGCCGGGGAGCCTCTGAGAGTTTCACGCGCTTCAAAGAAGTTGAGGATGCCTTCGAGTCCGATTGTGACGAAAACACTTTGCGGATGCGCCGTGTATTCCCTGATCTACCGAAAACCGCTGCACAGGCGATATGGCGTAATACCAGTGCTGCCGAGCGTTTGCATATGCATAACCAACCTGGCATCCCAAAGAGAGTGGCGGTAGCGACTCTCGTGGCTTTGCGAGAAGTTCGCTTGGCAAGGGCCCTGGAAGGCATTTATTTGGAGGCGGTAGCCAATCCGGACAGTGACCGGTTATTACTGCATATGATCGGAAATCTCGTGGATTGGCCGCAGCAGATTCGTATAGAGATTCGTCAAGGCGCGATTGACGGAGACGTCTTCGCGGCTATCGGCGATGCCCAGTCATCGGATCGGCACCTGCTGATTCGTCAACATGATGCTTACATGGTGGCAAGCGGCGGTCCGCCGTCCCTTCTGGGTGCGCAAAATCTGTATACGACACTCTGGTCCTTGTTGTTGCCAGTGCATCGTAAAGCGCTCGGCATTTCAGACAGCACTGGCCAGGCGCTGCAACAATTACTCCGTACTCAGCCTCCGCCATCGCGGCAAGTGGTGAGCGAAGTGCTGCGCTTGGCACCGCTTCCAGCCGCCGTCAAGGCGGGTACAACGCAAAACCGGCAAGAGGGGCTGTTGCGCGGCGGAGCCGACGTAATCCCTGAATCGACGAAGTCTTTTGAAAGTCGCATACGTGATCTTTACCCAGAGATTTCGGACGAAGACGTGGCGGCGTTCATCGACAAGCGCTTACAGCACGATCCCTCTGGAGTTTTAAGTCGTCTGGAAAATGAGTTCCCCACGCTACGTCATGAATTGGAAGTGTGGCGTGTTGAGGTGCCTCCACATCCAACAGAGGGAGTGGTATGGAGCGCCGAGGCATTTGCTGAACAGTCGCGGTTGCGTCAGAGGTTCAGCGAAAAATTACTATTGGTTTGGCAGCAAAAAATGCTTTCAGTAGAAGACGCAGCAGGTGAAAGTTTCAGTTCGTTCATCGATTTCAACGCTGAGTTGCCGCGAATAAGCACTAGACTGGAGCACGTGACGGAGCTCGTGTTGGAGGCGCGCAATCCAGGCGTGAAACTGGGTAGATTTCTCGAAAGTTTCCCCAATCTGAGTTATTTGGTGCTTGAAAAAGTACGCATGGATGGATTCGCTCCGGGCATTTTCCAAATGCGTGACTTGCGGCACCTGATCTTGAGAGATTGCTCACTGAGATTGTCCGAAAACGAGGCAGAGGGGCTTTCGAGAATTGAAACGCTGACACTGTTAAGGCTTGATGGAAATCCGTTGGGTGTCGCTCCTCATCTGGGATTTATGCGTCAGATGAAAGAGTTGTATCTGGCTAACACGGGGCTGA comes from the Pseudomonas granadensis genome and includes:
- the rsgA gene encoding small ribosomal subunit biogenesis GTPase RsgA yields the protein MAKRQLNRRQNWRIEKIQGERAARAAKRESSAVEALEGGDLGPEQHGLVIAHFGVQVEVEAVDGELAGQVFRCHLRANLPALVTGDKVVWRAGNQGIGVIVAQLPRSTELCRPDSRGQLKPVAANVDMIVIVFAPLPEPHANLIDRYLVAAEHAGIRPLLLLNKFDLIDEQNAPALNALLAVYRTLGYPVLEVSAHHGNGMEQLQQQLDGRISVFVGQSGVGKSSLVNSLLPEVETRVGPLSELSGQGTHTTTTARLFHFPGGGELIDSPGIREFGLGHVSRADVEAGFIEFDDLLGTCRFRDCKHDREPGCALLKALEDGRIQQQRMNSYRSIIASLPENGY
- the orn gene encoding oligoribonuclease, translating into MQNPQNLIWIDLEMTGLDPDNDVIIEMATIVTDSDLNTLAEGPVIAIHHSDEVLARMDEWNTRTHGNSGLTQRVRDSRISMAEAEAETIAFLEKWVPKGKSPICGNSICQDRRFLYTHMKALESYFHYRNLDVSTLKELAARWAPDVRDSFKKGSTHLALDDIRESIAELQHYRKHFIKF
- a CDS encoding trimeric intracellular cation channel family protein translates to MLLMLYLIAITAEAMTGALSAGRRGMDWFGVVLIACITALGGGSVRDVLLGHYPLTWVKHPEYLVLTSVAAMFTVFTARWMRHLRSLFLVLDAVGLVAFTLIGCMTALEMGHGMLVASVSGVITGVFGGILRDIFCNDIPLIFRRELYASVSFAAAWCYMLCLYLNVPGEQAILITLFGGFLLRLLAIRFHWEMPKFVYNDEH
- a CDS encoding leucine-rich repeat domain-containing protein, whose translation is MAGKPPKVKPVSAPTKTPDVNADGSFRPPFASPAMPHLSTAHRLEVLQPSYKTDPVAVAPAISVNPTSSAIDEFALLAAKSPLTDYWVPTPKSLGAADAQGMRILKQRQYVAVADDHIVQVVLDAESGLLRATLARERNPSGPLLKRDGEGRFWVALDNDGVTFPDSITAQTAELFRRTGRSVAQFSDTTVVRLLAVSGVNEEVLRAVIAHDRPVPFLLEDTLRRFELDQQVQAEGRGASESFTRFKEVEDAFESDCDENTLRMRRVFPDLPKTAAQAIWRNTSAAERLHMHNQPGIPKRVAVATLVALREVRLARALEGIYLEAVANPDSDRLLLHMIGNLVDWPQQIRIEIRQGAIDGDVFAAIGDAQSSDRHLLIRQHDAYMVASGGPPSLLGAQNLYTTLWSLLLPVHRKALGISDSTGQALQQLLRTQPPPSRQVVSEVLRLAPLPAAVKAGTTQNRQEGLLRGGADVIPESTKSFESRIRDLYPEISDEDVAAFIDKRLQHDPSGVLSRLENEFPTLRHELEVWRVEVPPHPTEGVVWSAEAFAEQSRLRQRFSEKLLLVWQQKMLSVEDAAGESFSSFIDFNAELPRISTRLEHVTELVLEARNPGVKLGRFLESFPNLSYLVLEKVRMDGFAPGIFQMRDLRHLILRDCSLRLSENEAEGLSRIETLTLLRLDGNPLGVAPHLGFMRQMKELYLANTGLTGIPSGVEQLSRLKILDLRDNNIVDIGDDFFDIPDTQDTYVDLRGNPLSQAALLRINEYLQNASMDSEIVIRIQDQVFDEAFELSEFSDSGVGSDSDEG